A stretch of Helicobacter pylori oki112 DNA encodes these proteins:
- the copP gene encoding copper-binding metallochaperone CopP has translation MKATFQVPSITCNHCVDKIEKFVGEIEGVSFIDASVEKKSVVVEFEAPATQDLIKEALLDAGQEVV, from the coding sequence ATGAAAGCAACTTTTCAAGTGCCAAGCATTACTTGCAACCATTGCGTGGATAAAATTGAAAAATTTGTGGGCGAAATTGAAGGCGTGAGCTTTATTGATGCGAGCGTGGAAAAAAAGAGCGTGGTTGTAGAGTTTGAAGCTCCAGCGACACAGGATTTGATTAAGGAAGCCTTATTGGATGCGGGGCAAGAAGTGGTGTGA